The Echeneis naucrates chromosome 10, fEcheNa1.1, whole genome shotgun sequence genome has a window encoding:
- the LOC115050236 gene encoding dual specificity protein kinase CLK4-like isoform X2, with translation MECRKRKNRDSHSSERENKSRRTHRHHKAYEGHCLETRSLNQRLDSRDQRPKGRSFDMACEEDSRDDTCKDKNLDWHHYSKSSGRSGRSGRSGRSRRSSHRHRDRRRRRSQSRHRSTSRRSHHRRSRKRSRSVEDDDEGHLIYHSGDMLRARYEIVCTLGEGAFGKVVECIDHTNDGARVALKIIKNIDRYREAAMSEVEVLEQLKSLDSDKRYACVHMLDWFDYHGHICIAFELLGLSTYDFLKENNFQPFPIEHIKHMAYQIIQAVRFLHKNKLTHTDLKPENILFIDSDYDIEYNPEKKRDERTLKSPDVKIVDFGNATYEHEHHTSVVSTRHYRAPEVILDLGWDHSCDVWSVGCILIEYYLGSTLFQTHDSKEHLAMMERVLGPIPTDLLQKTKKRRYVHRCKLDWDVHSSSGRYVRKHCKPLKHYMVSKNEDHHQLFDLIEKMMEYDPAKRLSLEQALRHPFFSCFYSSSSSSKHSSSSKRRLNS, from the exons GCACTGTCTGGAGACCCGTAGTTTGAATCAGAGGCTGGACTCTCGGGATCAGCGCCCCAAGGGTCGCAGTTTTGACATGGCTTGTGAGGAGGACAGCCGCGATGACACCTGCAAGGACAAAAACCTTGACTGGCACCACTATAGCAAGTCATCGGGACGTAGTGGGCGCAGTGGTCGAAGTGGTCGCAGCAGGCGAAGCAGCCACAGGCACAGAGACCGAAGGCGCAGGAGAAGCCAATCTCGCCACAGGTCCACCTCG AGGAGGAGCCATCACCGCAGGAGCAGGAAAAGATCCAGGAGTGTTGAGGATGATGACGAGGGTCACCTCATCTATCACAGTGGAGACATGCTGAGAGCGAGAT ATGAAATTGTGTGTACTCTAGGAGAGGGTGCCTTTGGGAAGGTTGTTGAATGCATTGATCACACTAA TGATGGAGCTCGTGTGGCTCTGAAGATCATTAAAAACATAGACCGCTACCGTGAGGCAGCTATGTCTGAGGTAGAGGTTCTTGAACAGCTGAAGTCCCTTGATTCTGACAAAAGATA TGCATGTGTACATATGTTGGACTGGTTTGACTACCATGGCCACATATGTATTGCTTTTGAGTTGCTTGGCCTCAGCACCTATGATTTCCTTAAGGAGAACAACTTCCAACCTTTCCCGATTGAACACATCAAACACATGGCATACCAGATCATACAGGCTGTTCGAT TTTTACATAAGAACAAGCTGACTCATACAGATCTGAAGCCTGAGAATATTCTCTTCATCGATTCAGACTATGACATCGAGTACAACCCAGAAAAA AAACGAGATGAACGAACATTGAAAAGCCCAGATGTGAAAATTGTGGACTTCGGTAATGCCACATACGAACATGAGCACCACACATCTGTAGTGTCAACACGTCACTACCGTGCTCCTGAAGTCATTCTAG ATTTGGGCTGGGATCATTCCTGTGATGTCTGGAGTGTAGGCTGTATACTCATCGAGTACTATCTTGGATCAACTCTTTTCCAG ACCCATGACAGTAAAGAGCACCTTGCTATGATGGAGAGAGTCCTGGGCCCCATCCCCACAGACCTCCTGCAAAAAACCAA GAAGCGGAGGTATGTTCACCGTTGCAAGCTGGACTGGGATGTGCACAGTTCATCTGGGAGATATGTCAGGAAACACTGCAAACCCCTCAAG CATTACATGGTTTCTAAGAATGAAGACCACCATCAGCTGTTTGACCTGATAGAGAAGATGATGGAGTATGACCCAGCAAAGCGCCTCAGTCTCGAACAAGCTCTCCGCCATCCCTTCTTCTCCTGtttctacagcagcagcagcagcagcaaacacagcagcagtagcaAAAGGAGACTGAACTCCTGA
- the LOC115050236 gene encoding dual specificity protein kinase CLK2-like isoform X3, translated as MSEVEVLEQLKSLDSDKRYACVHMLDWFDYHGHICIAFELLGLSTYDFLKENNFQPFPIEHIKHMAYQIIQAVRFLHKNKLTHTDLKPENILFIDSDYDIEYNPEKKRDERTLKSPDVKIVDFGNATYEHEHHTSVVSTRHYRAPEVILDLGWDHSCDVWSVGCILIEYYLGSTLFQTHDSKEHLAMMERVLGPIPTDLLQKTKKRRYVHRCKLDWDVHSSSGRYVRKHCKPLKHYMVSKNEDHHQLFDLIEKMMEYDPAKRLSLEQALRHPFFSCFYSSSSSSKHSSSSKRRLNS; from the exons ATGTCTGAGGTAGAGGTTCTTGAACAGCTGAAGTCCCTTGATTCTGACAAAAGATA TGCATGTGTACATATGTTGGACTGGTTTGACTACCATGGCCACATATGTATTGCTTTTGAGTTGCTTGGCCTCAGCACCTATGATTTCCTTAAGGAGAACAACTTCCAACCTTTCCCGATTGAACACATCAAACACATGGCATACCAGATCATACAGGCTGTTCGAT TTTTACATAAGAACAAGCTGACTCATACAGATCTGAAGCCTGAGAATATTCTCTTCATCGATTCAGACTATGACATCGAGTACAACCCAGAAAAA AAACGAGATGAACGAACATTGAAAAGCCCAGATGTGAAAATTGTGGACTTCGGTAATGCCACATACGAACATGAGCACCACACATCTGTAGTGTCAACACGTCACTACCGTGCTCCTGAAGTCATTCTAG ATTTGGGCTGGGATCATTCCTGTGATGTCTGGAGTGTAGGCTGTATACTCATCGAGTACTATCTTGGATCAACTCTTTTCCAG ACCCATGACAGTAAAGAGCACCTTGCTATGATGGAGAGAGTCCTGGGCCCCATCCCCACAGACCTCCTGCAAAAAACCAA GAAGCGGAGGTATGTTCACCGTTGCAAGCTGGACTGGGATGTGCACAGTTCATCTGGGAGATATGTCAGGAAACACTGCAAACCCCTCAAG CATTACATGGTTTCTAAGAATGAAGACCACCATCAGCTGTTTGACCTGATAGAGAAGATGATGGAGTATGACCCAGCAAAGCGCCTCAGTCTCGAACAAGCTCTCCGCCATCCCTTCTTCTCCTGtttctacagcagcagcagcagcagcaaacacagcagcagtagcaAAAGGAGACTGAACTCCTGA